The Streptomyces lienomycini sequence GCAACACGCTGATCCTCCAGGGCCGCGTCTACTCACCGCCGTACAAGATCCAGGCGGTCGGTGACCCGGAGCGGCTGAAGGAGGCGCTGGCGCAGTCGCCGGCGATCCAGAACTACATGGTGTACGTCAACGTGTACGGCCTGGGCTGGAAGGTCGAGGACGACGGGAAGGTCACCTTGCCCGGCTACTCGGGCGCGGCGGACCTGCACTACGCCCAGCCTGTGGATTAGGGCCGTTCCGCCGGGCCCCGCGCCGCTAGTCTGGTGCGGTACGGCGTGCTTCGGGCGCCGTGGTGCGACGGAAGGGACGGCATGTACGGCTGGATCTGGCGGCATCTGCCGGGGAACGCGTGGGTGAAGGCGCTGCTCTCGCTCGTGCTCGCGGTGACCGTGGTCTACGTCCTCTTCCAGTACGTCTTCCCGTGGGCCGAACCGCTGCTCCCCTTCAACGATGTGACGGTGGACAACCAGTGAGCGCGCGCATCCTCGTCGTCGACAACTACGACAGCTTCGTCTTCAACCTGGTCCAGTACCTCTACCAGCTCGGCGCCGAGTGCGAGGTGCTGCGCAACGACGAGGTCTCGACGGCGCACGCCCGGGACGGCTTCGACGGCGTGCTGTTGTCGCCGGGCCCGGGTACGCCGGAGCAGGCGGGCGTGTGCGTCGAGATGGTGCGGCACTGCGCGGCGACCGGGGTGCCGGTCTTCGGCGTCTGCCTGGGCATGCAGTCGATGCAGGTGGCGTACGGCGGTGTGGTGGACCGGGCGCCGGAGCTGCTGCACGGCAAGACCTCGCCCGTCGAGCACACGGGCAAGGGTGTCTTCGCGGGCCTGCCCTCGCCGTTCACCGCGACGCGGTACCACTCGCTGGCCGCCGAGCCGGCCACGGTCCCGGCGGAGCTGGAGGTGACCGCCCGCACGCCCGACGGCATCGTGATGGGCCTGCGCCACCGGGAACTGCCCGTCGAGGGCGTGCAGTTCCATCCGGAGTCGGTACTGACCGAGCACGGGCACCTGATGCTGGCCAACTGGCTGGTGGAGTGCGGCGACCGGGACGCGGTGGCGAGGTCGGCGGGGCTCGCCCCGGTGGTGGGCAGGGCCACGGCGTGACCGCGCTGCGCCCCGAGCGCGACTCCGGCCCGGCCGGTGACCAGGGGCCCCCGTACGGGCAGCCGTACGGGGATCCCGGTGCGTTCGGGGACGGTCGGCACGAGGAGTTCGCCCCCGGGGCGGTGTACCGGCCGCAGCCCGCCGACGACGAGACGGTGGCGCTGCGGGTCCCGGGTCCCCCGCCGGAGCGGACCGCCGTCGGCCTCGCCGGGGACGGCCCCGTGGGCGGTGGCCGCGCGGCCCGCAGGAAGGCCGCGAAACGGCGTCACGGGCGCCGTGGGGCGCCTGGCGGGGCGCCCGTGGGCTCCGAGTCGGACGAGGAGCCGAAAGCGCCCCTGTCGCGCGTGGAGGCCCGTCGGCAGGCTCGTGCGCGCAAGCCCGGCGCGGCGGTGGTCGCCAGTCGGATGATCGGTGAGCTGTTCATCACGACCGGTGTGCTGATGCTGCTGTTCGTCACCTACCAGCTGTGGTGGACGAACGTGCGCGCGCACGCGCAGGCGAACCAGGCCGCCAGCAACCTCCAGGACGACTGGGCGAGCGGCAAGCGCAACCCGGGGACGTTCGAACCGGGTCAGGGGTTCGCACTGCTGCACATCCCCAAGCTGGACGTGGTGGTGCCGATCGCGGAGGGCATCAGCAGCAAGAAGGTGCTGGACCGGGGCATGGTGGGGCACTACGCGGAGGGCGCGCTGAAGACGGCGATGCCGGACGCCAGGACGGGCAACTTCGGGCTCGCCGGGCACCGCAACACGCACGGGGAGCCCTTCCGGTACATCAACAAGCTCCAGCCGGGCGATCCGATCGTGGTGGAGACGCAGGACGAGTACTTCGTCTACAAGATGGCGTCGATCCTGCCGGTGACCTCTCCGAGCAACGTCAGTGTGCTGGAACCCGTCCCGAAGCAGTCGGGCTTCAAGGGGCCCGGCCGCTACATCACCCTGACCACCTGCACTCCCGAGTTCACGAGCAAGTACCGGATGATCGTCTGGGGCAAGATGGTCGAGGAACGGCCGCGCAGCAAGGGCAAGCCGGATGCGCTCGTCAGTTAAGGGCGGATGACCAGTGGCAGCGACCACCGACACGGAGCACCAGGAGCACGCCGGCGAGGACGGCCCACCGGGCCCCGCGGCACCTCGCACGGGGCGGGGCGGCCCCGGGCGGATCGTCGCCCGGGCGGTCAGCGTCTTCGGGGAACTGCTCATCACCGCGGGCCTGGTGATGGGCCTGTTCGTCGTCTACTCGCTGTGGTGGACGAACGTGGTCGCCGACCGCGCGGCGGACCAGCAGGCCGACAAGGTCCGTGACAACTGGGCCCAGGACCGGGTGGGCCCGGAAGGCCCCGGAGCGCTGGACACCAAGGCGGGCATCGGGTTCCTGCACGTCCCCGCGATGGGCGAGGGCGACGTCCTGGTGGAGAAGGGCACGTCGATGAAGATCCTCAACGACGGCGTGGCCGGTTACTACACCGACCCGGTCAAGGCGACGCTGCCCACCTCGGGCAAGGAGGGCAACTTCTCGCTCGCCGCCCACCGCGACGGACACGGCGCGAAGTTCCACAACATCGACAAGATCGAGAAGGGTGACCCGATCGTCTTCGAGACGAAGGACACCTGGTACGTGTACAAGACGTACGCGGTCCTCCCCGAGACCTCGAAGTTCAACGTCGACGTCCTCGGAGGAATCCCCGAGGAGTCCGGCAAGAAGAAGGCCGGCCACTACATCACCCTGACCACCTGCACCCCGGTGTACACGAGCCGCTACCGGTACGTGGTGTGGGGCGAGCTGGTGCGCACGGAGAAGGTGGACGGGGACCGGACGCCGCCGGAGGAACTGCGCTGAGGGCACCCGGGGCCCCTGACCCAGTGAGAAGGCCCCGGTGTGTACGACGAAGCCCCGGCTCCCTCCGTCGAGGGGGCCGGGGCTTCGGTGGGCGGTTCGGGTGGGTCAGCGGCCGAAGCCGGGGAGGCCGCCGAAGCCGCCGCCGTCGTTGCCGCCGTTGTTGCCGTTCTGCTGGCCGGCGGCGAACAGGACGACCTTGTCGCCCTTCTTGACCTCCTGGCCCTCCAGCGGGTTGCTCGCCATCACCACGGCGTTGTCGTCGCCGCCGCCCTCGACCTTGTCCAGTTCCAGGCCGCTCTGGGCGAGGACCTGCTTGGCCTGGCCGACCGTCATCTGGGTGACCTTCGGCATGGCGAACTTCTCGGGCGGTGCCTTGGCGATCTTCACGTTGATCGTGCTGCCGCGGTCGACGTCCTGGCCGCCGCCGGGGGTCTGCTCGAAGATGGTCCCCTCGGCCTGGGCGGTGGATTCCGCCTGCTCCTGGCTGCCGAGGGTCAGGCCCTGCTCCTCCAGACGCTTCTTGGCGTCCTCGGGAGACATGCCGCTCAGGTCCGGCACGGTCACCTGGGACGTCTCCTTGGCGACGGTGAGGGTGACGGTGGCGCCCTTCTCCTTCGAGGCACCGCTCTTCGGGTTCTGGGACAGGACGGTGTCCGGAGTCTGGTTGGACTCCTCGCTCTGCTTCTCGACCTCGAAGCCCTTGTCCTTCAGGGCCGCTTCGGCCTCGCTGAAGGCGAGTCCCTCGACGTCGGGGACCTCGACCTTCGGCGCACCCGTCGAGACGACCAGGTTGACGTTGGTCTGCTTGTCGACCTTGGTGCCCTTCGCGGGGTCCTGCGCGCAGATGTTGCCCTTGGGCTGGTCCTCGCACTCCTGCTGCTTGAAGGTCAGCTTCAGGTCGATGTTGTCGGCCTGCTGCTGGGCGTCGTCCTTGCTGAG is a genomic window containing:
- a CDS encoding aminodeoxychorismate/anthranilate synthase component II; the protein is MSARILVVDNYDSFVFNLVQYLYQLGAECEVLRNDEVSTAHARDGFDGVLLSPGPGTPEQAGVCVEMVRHCAATGVPVFGVCLGMQSMQVAYGGVVDRAPELLHGKTSPVEHTGKGVFAGLPSPFTATRYHSLAAEPATVPAELEVTARTPDGIVMGLRHRELPVEGVQFHPESVLTEHGHLMLANWLVECGDRDAVARSAGLAPVVGRATA
- a CDS encoding class E sortase; protein product: MTALRPERDSGPAGDQGPPYGQPYGDPGAFGDGRHEEFAPGAVYRPQPADDETVALRVPGPPPERTAVGLAGDGPVGGGRAARRKAAKRRHGRRGAPGGAPVGSESDEEPKAPLSRVEARRQARARKPGAAVVASRMIGELFITTGVLMLLFVTYQLWWTNVRAHAQANQAASNLQDDWASGKRNPGTFEPGQGFALLHIPKLDVVVPIAEGISSKKVLDRGMVGHYAEGALKTAMPDARTGNFGLAGHRNTHGEPFRYINKLQPGDPIVVETQDEYFVYKMASILPVTSPSNVSVLEPVPKQSGFKGPGRYITLTTCTPEFTSKYRMIVWGKMVEERPRSKGKPDALVS
- a CDS encoding class E sortase gives rise to the protein MAATTDTEHQEHAGEDGPPGPAAPRTGRGGPGRIVARAVSVFGELLITAGLVMGLFVVYSLWWTNVVADRAADQQADKVRDNWAQDRVGPEGPGALDTKAGIGFLHVPAMGEGDVLVEKGTSMKILNDGVAGYYTDPVKATLPTSGKEGNFSLAAHRDGHGAKFHNIDKIEKGDPIVFETKDTWYVYKTYAVLPETSKFNVDVLGGIPEESGKKKAGHYITLTTCTPVYTSRYRYVVWGELVRTEKVDGDRTPPEELR